One window from the genome of Eriocheir sinensis breed Jianghai 21 chromosome 15, ASM2467909v1, whole genome shotgun sequence encodes:
- the LOC126998726 gene encoding uncharacterized protein LOC126998726 — translation MAWGGDQMRQGERTRAVVCLMEWVALLLGLLPCGGRGVRWHWLKTVLALAAAVLALALNATFLCLYLVKSVELMQERLSGSVFFSNVSFYIVWTLGSFALLPIFWVTCSYFTNLLDAIREISPPSVLDARWLMPTVMWFLFVCTDYIAWLWFRYTWDNTILEMPAENVFYTASVWYSLLSLSSLHTFPVALQVMAGHLLYVSLADTNEILKQVLAWQDTSSVLHERFCYQELRSLRASYIHLRCLNMKLADVISIPLIIWTLNRVFALVLVSFYLLEDKEGKFYWYTFICFAIEGVVSIYLIGFLADGITLQVTNTITFLLLILRYNYENNTHNTITLLIFFTVRGTQDYHPFQGPIY, via the exons ATGGCTTGGGGCGGTGATCAGATGCGGCAGGGGGAGAGGACACGTGCGGTCGTGTGCTTGATGGAATGGGTGGCGTTGCTGTTGGGGCTTTTGCCCTGTGGTGGCCGCGGAGTTCGCTGGCACTGGCTCAAGACAGTGCTTGCTCTCGCTGCAGCTGTACTCGCACTAGCCCTCAACGCCACCTTCCTCTGTTTATATCTAG TGAAATCTGTGGAACTGATGCAGGAGAGACTTTCTGGCAGTGTCTTCTTCAGCAACGTGTCATTTTACATCGTGTGGACGTTGGGTTCCTTCGCCTTGCTGCCTATCTTTTGGGTGACGTGTTCCTACTTCACTAATCTCCTCGATGCAATCAGAGAAATATCTCCACCTAGTGTGTTGGATGCGAGATGGCTGATGCCTACAGTTATGtggtttttatttgtttgtactGACTATATTGCATGGCTGTGGTTTCGATACACATGGGATAACACCATTCTTGAAATGCCAGCCGAAAATGTTTTCTACACAGCTTCCGTGTGGTATTCGTTACTCTCGCTGTCTTCGCTCCACACTTTTCCAGTGGCTCTGCAGGTGATGGCCGGCCACCTGCTCTACGTATCTCTAGCAGACACCAACGAGATTCTAAAGCAAGTATTGGCGTGGCAAGACACTAGTTCAGTGCTTCATGAAAGGTTCTGCTACCAGGAACTTCGGAGCCTCCGTGCCAGCTACATCCATCTTCGCTGCCTCAACATGAAGCTGGCTGACGTTATTTCCATTCCACTGATAATCTGGACTCTGAATAGAGTATTTGCGTTAGTGTTGGTCAGTTTTTACTTGCTGGAAGACAAAGAGGGAAAGTTCTACTGGTATACGTTTATCTGCTTTGCCATCGAAGGCGTAGTGTCCATCTACCTGATTGGCTTCCTCGCTGACGGGATTACTCTTCAGGTGACGAACACAATAACGTTCTTGCTGCTCATATTAAGGTATAACTATGAAAACAATACGCACAACACTATaactcttttgattttttttacagtccGCGGCACCCAAGACTATCATCCATTTCAGGGACCCATATACTGA